The nucleotide sequence TTCTTCGTCACGTCACGGATGGTTTCGATTTGCTCATCCATGTCTTCCGGATAGCCGTCAATCTCAATAATCAGAATAGCTCCCGCATCCCGGGGCAGTCCGGCATGGCAATAATCTTCCGTGGTATTGATCAGCAGGTTATCCATCATTTCCAAGGTTGTCGGGATAATTCCGGCGGCTACGATATCGGCAACCGTTTGCGAAGCATCTTCGACTTTATTATAAATGGCCAGCATGGTTTTCTTGGTGACAGGCTTCGGTAAGATCCGCAGGTAAGCCTTGGTGACCAAGCCTAAGGTCCCCTCAGAACCGACGATGATGCGGGTCAAATCATATCCCGGCTCGCTTTTGAAGTTCCGCCCGCCGGTCCGAATCACTTTTCCGTTAGGCAGGACCACTTCCAAGCCCAGAATAGAATCACGGGTTACCCCATATTTGAAGCAACGGGGTCCGCCGGAGCACTCCCCGATATTTCCGCCGAGAGTCGAGGCTTTCCAGGAAGACGGATCGGGGGGATAGTAAAATCCGACCTTCTCCAGTTCTTGCTGAAGGTCAAAGTTAACGACTCCGGGTTCGACCACGGCGACGAAGTTCTCCGTATCGATCTCCAGCACTTTGGTCATGCGGGTAAAGTTAATGACGATGGATTTTTCCGAAGGAATCGTACCGCCGCTGACATTGGTACCGGCACCCCGTGGGACCAGCTTGATATCCTGCTCATTCATATAGTTAACCAGCTCAACCACTTGGTCTGTAGTTTCCGGAAACACTGCGCCGATGGCATCGCCGCTGAGCAATGTACCATCATAACCATAAGCGAAGAGTTCTGTTGGTTTGGTCACCACGTTTTTCTCTCCGACAATCTCTTTCAGTCGATCAACAATCGTTTGCGATAACATTTTCAGCCCTCCTTCTCTATTAAGCCAACAGACTTACACCTGGATTAAGAATCCCGTTGGGGTCGAATTTGCTGCGCAGTTCACTGAGGAGACCGGTGGTTTCCGACCACATTTCCCCGTCATTGAACATCTCACACATCAGTTTATGACCAAGGAGGCCGGTAACATTGCCGCCTAAGGACATGGCCATTTTGTTGACTTGGGCAGCCACAGCCATTTTGTCGGCATCTTTGGGCAGAACCACACGGGCAACTCCCAAGAGCCCTTCGATGACGACTCCGCTGTTCAGCTCCCCTTGTATTCCTTTTAATTGTGCCAAAGCCTGAGACATCTTCATGGGACCCACTGCAAATTCCAGGACATGGTCCGGAGCATTGTTCAACCCTTGACGAACCTTAAGCCAGCCACTCATAAGCTTCTCATAAGCTTCTTTATCTTCGACGATCGAGACGTCGGTGCCGCCGCCCAGGGTGAGAATTGCCACGATTTCATTGGCTAAGTTGGTGCCGGATTTATTGAATCCCTCCAAATCGATGAGAACCAGGTGTCCTTCTCCGGGAAGAATCTCCTGGGCCAGATCCTTGCTGACGAGATTCATCCGATCGGGATGGATATGGCGTTTAAGCAAGGTGCTGAAAGTGGCATTGGCTTTTTGCAGACAATCAAACCGGGCCACGATAGCTCTCTTGGCAGCAGGTTGGGGCAAAAGCTTAATTAACATTTTAGTAAAGATGCCAAAGGTGCCTTGGCTGCCCACCGCGAAGTGAATGAAGTCATAACCGGAAACATTTTTAATACATTTATTGCCGATAAACATCATGTCACCGGTAGGTGTAACCATTTCAAAGCCCATTATAAAGGTTCTTGTCGGTCCGTAGTTAAAGGATTTGGAATCTGAATCCCCGATGGCAAAGCAGCCGCCCACGGAACTGGTATCCACCGCATAGGGCTCTACCGGGAACAAATATCCGTCAGCCTCCAGCTTTTGGATAAAATCCTGATGAAGCATGCCAGGCTCTACTGTGACGACGAAGTTTTTCTTATCGATCTCGAGGATTTTATTCATGCGATTCATGATCAGGGCAATTCCGCCCTCTAAGCCCTTTGTATCAGCGACCGCTCCGGCAACTGAGATCTTAAGCTGTTGTCCATTGGCATATTTAACAACTTTGGCTACTTCTTCGGCATCTCCGGGGAAGACCACAGCCACCGGCTTACCGTCTCCCTTAAGATATTGTGCCATATCAGCAGGATTGTCCAAGACGTAATTATCGCCCACAATCCCTTTTAACTCACTTAGTGTATTGCTCATGACTACCCGCCTTTCCACTCATTTACATTAGAAGCAGACTCATCTTCAAGATTCTAGTCCCCGTAAGCTTTAGCCATCAAATCTGCCACATGCATTACTTTTTGTTTTTGACCGGCCATGCTGACTCCGCCTTGCAATCTCATGATACATGCAGGACAGCTGGTGGCCACTACTTCCGCTCCGCTGTCTTGAATGTTCTTGGCCTTCTCCCGGGTAACCTTGGTGGACATTTCATGGTAGAATGCCTGAACCAATCCGGAAGCTCCGCAGCAGCGGTTGGCTTCAAACATTTCAATATATTCTACTCTCGGCAGGCTCTTTAACATCTGACGAGGCTGTGCTGTCACTTTAATTCCCCGCACCATATGACAGGGATCATGATAAGTTACCTTGACCGGAGTAGAGTTATGGAATTTGCTCTCATCAACGCCGATTTCCGCCATATACTCGGAGAACTCTTTAACTTTGGCACAGAAGCTCTTTACTCTGGGAAGATAAGCCGCATCATCGGCAAAGAGTTTCAGATAATCTTCTTTGAGCATGGCTGCACAGGAGCCGCAGGCGGTAATAATGGCCTCCACATCCTTGGCCATAAAGGTATCAATGGTCTTACGGGCATTGACTTTAGCGGTCTCGAAATCTCCATAGGCGTATTGAGGCAATCCGCAACAGACCTGTTCTTTGGGAATAATGACTTCACAGTCATTTTTAGTTAACACTTTAACTACCGAGTGAGCTGTATCATCAAGTGAAAAGTTTAAGAAGCAACCCACATAAAAAGCAACTTTATGCTTGGGTTGAGCTACGAGAATCCTTTCGGGAACTTGGTTTAAGAATGGGACTTTAGCCACATTCATGCCTTTAATATCCACGCCGCGGAAATAATCCATGCCGTCGACTTTATTAAGGACATTTTTACCAAGACCACCAAAGAGTTTAAAGGCTCGTTCCAGCTTATTCGGGTTTGCTAAGGTCTTAAGTGCATAAGATTTAACGAAAGGTTTAACGCCATGTTTAAGTTTCAGATCCCGTCGGGCCGCCATGACCAATTCCTTGGCACTAACACCACTTGGGCAAGCAACTGCGCATTCTCCGCAAAGCAAGCAACTGTTGATGGAATCCTCATAATCTGCATCAGCCTCAATGACACCATCCGCGACTGCTTTGATTAGTTGGACCCTTCCCCGTGAAACCATGGTTTCAGCGCCATCCACTTTGTATGTTTTACAAGCAGTATGACAGAAACCACATCTGTTACACGTGTTTAGCATTTCATAGACTTCTGCTAAAACCCCCACTTTTAATTTCCCCCTTCACTGTTAGATGGTCAGACCACCGAATCAAATAGTTAAAATTGCGTAACAATTCAAGTTACTGAGACTATTATAACTCATCCGTATTTTCTTTCAACCCATTGTGAAAATGTTTATTAATTTTTAGGGATCTTTACAAAACAAAAAAACGAGACAGGCCTATCCTGATCTCGTTTTTGACATCTAACATCATTAATTAATTCATATGTCTAATCGGTGATGGGTAATTTTGACAGAAACGATAGAATCCAAAGACATAGGCAGCCATCTTTTCAGGGCGCAGAGCAAACCAGTCTTGGAGATTATACCGTTCTCCAAAACGATTCTCCATTACCCCATCGGAACTAATCCAGCCACGGAGAGTTTCATCGCCTAAAGCTAACTCCCAACCAGCAAGGCTCTGTCCTTTTTCGCATTGGACAATTCTCAGGCCACAGCGAGCGTGATAGATCTCAATCAATTTAACGAAAAGGCCCAATAGTGGATCTTGAAATTCACCACGGCTGTCCGGTAAAGCAAAATCCTTGCTGATTTCTTCCGCCAATTCATTGAGACCACGTTCCACGCTGTATCTTGAAACAATGGATGTCCGGATGGTTTTATATCTTAAGACACCTGTATTCAACTCAAAATGCATGGGGTGAGCCGCACCTTCTAATTGAAGGAGAATCTCATCTTTCTTAACCTGCCAAGTTCCCGAATAACGCTTCAGCAAGTGATAAGCAAGTTGGTAGGACAGAATCTGTGCCGCTACCTTAGTCTCGTCGTGTTGGGAACATCCTTGACATAGTTTTA is from Desulfitobacterium chlororespirans DSM 11544 and encodes:
- a CDS encoding FAD-binding oxidoreductase encodes the protein MLSQTIVDRLKEIVGEKNVVTKPTELFAYGYDGTLLSGDAIGAVFPETTDQVVELVNYMNEQDIKLVPRGAGTNVSGGTIPSEKSIVINFTRMTKVLEIDTENFVAVVEPGVVNFDLQQELEKVGFYYPPDPSSWKASTLGGNIGECSGGPRCFKYGVTRDSILGLEVVLPNGKVIRTGGRNFKSEPGYDLTRIIVGSEGTLGLVTKAYLRILPKPVTKKTMLAIYNKVEDASQTVADIVAAGIIPTTLEMMDNLLINTTEDYCHAGLPRDAGAILIIEIDGYPEDMDEQIETIRDVTK
- a CDS encoding FAD-binding oxidoreductase encodes the protein MSNTLSELKGIVGDNYVLDNPADMAQYLKGDGKPVAVVFPGDAEEVAKVVKYANGQQLKISVAGAVADTKGLEGGIALIMNRMNKILEIDKKNFVVTVEPGMLHQDFIQKLEADGYLFPVEPYAVDTSSVGGCFAIGDSDSKSFNYGPTRTFIMGFEMVTPTGDMMFIGNKCIKNVSGYDFIHFAVGSQGTFGIFTKMLIKLLPQPAAKRAIVARFDCLQKANATFSTLLKRHIHPDRMNLVSKDLAQEILPGEGHLVLIDLEGFNKSGTNLANEIVAILTLGGGTDVSIVEDKEAYEKLMSGWLKVRQGLNNAPDHVLEFAVGPMKMSQALAQLKGIQGELNSGVVIEGLLGVARVVLPKDADKMAVAAQVNKMAMSLGGNVTGLLGHKLMCEMFNDGEMWSETTGLLSELRSKFDPNGILNPGVSLLA
- a CDS encoding (Fe-S)-binding protein; protein product: MGVLAEVYEMLNTCNRCGFCHTACKTYKVDGAETMVSRGRVQLIKAVADGVIEADADYEDSINSCLLCGECAVACPSGVSAKELVMAARRDLKLKHGVKPFVKSYALKTLANPNKLERAFKLFGGLGKNVLNKVDGMDYFRGVDIKGMNVAKVPFLNQVPERILVAQPKHKVAFYVGCFLNFSLDDTAHSVVKVLTKNDCEVIIPKEQVCCGLPQYAYGDFETAKVNARKTIDTFMAKDVEAIITACGSCAAMLKEDYLKLFADDAAYLPRVKSFCAKVKEFSEYMAEIGVDESKFHNSTPVKVTYHDPCHMVRGIKVTAQPRQMLKSLPRVEYIEMFEANRCCGASGLVQAFYHEMSTKVTREKAKNIQDSGAEVVATSCPACIMRLQGGVSMAGQKQKVMHVADLMAKAYGD